One Pullulanibacillus sp. KACC 23026 DNA segment encodes these proteins:
- a CDS encoding DHA2 family efflux MFS transporter permease subunit produces the protein MEGNIETKRPPYAIITILMIGAFISMLNETLLNVALPSIMKDLDIQASTAQWLTNGYMLVNGVLVPITAFLIQRYSVRGLFLTAMGLFTIGTVTAGFSHVFAILLIARMVQAAGSAIMMPLLMNVMLTSFPPEKRGGAMGLFGLVFIFAPAIGPTLSGYLVEHHSWRILFHLVTPIAAAIFIIAIFLLKDKKEKIEIRLDILSIILSSLAFGGLLYGFSSAGTKGWSDLEVYGTIVIGAICLILFIWRQSKLEKPMLNFGVYRFPMFALSSAISIVISMAMFSAMLLMPIYLQTLRGISPLKSGLLMLPGSLLMGIMSPIMGKLFDKFGGRVLAVIGLAITTLTSFMFSRLTLDTSYTELILIYSARMFGMSMVMMPVMTNGMNQLPARFYPHGTAMNNTLQQVSGAIGSAILVSIMSSRTKAHATDLMSSAMKHLTSQPTAPQIAAMKQQITMKATLEGINDSFLVSVGIACVALILAFFIKRVKPAADPMAAPTKDPIPPLEKISEGN, from the coding sequence ATGGAGGGAAACATAGAGACTAAACGCCCCCCTTATGCCATCATTACGATCCTTATGATCGGGGCATTTATTTCAATGCTCAATGAAACACTGTTGAATGTGGCGCTGCCTTCCATCATGAAGGATTTAGATATACAGGCATCGACAGCTCAATGGTTAACAAATGGATATATGCTGGTGAATGGTGTATTAGTTCCCATAACCGCCTTTTTAATCCAAAGGTATTCAGTCAGAGGTTTATTTTTAACGGCAATGGGATTGTTTACAATCGGTACAGTTACAGCAGGCTTCTCCCATGTCTTTGCTATTTTATTAATAGCTCGTATGGTTCAAGCTGCTGGCTCAGCCATCATGATGCCACTCCTCATGAACGTAATGTTAACAAGCTTTCCGCCTGAAAAACGAGGCGGCGCAATGGGACTCTTTGGATTGGTCTTTATTTTTGCACCAGCCATTGGTCCAACTCTTTCCGGTTACTTGGTAGAACATCATAGCTGGAGAATTTTATTCCATCTAGTCACGCCAATTGCGGCTGCCATCTTTATCATTGCAATTTTCTTATTAAAAGACAAAAAAGAAAAAATCGAGATTCGTCTCGACATACTGTCCATCATTTTATCAAGCTTAGCCTTCGGTGGCTTATTGTATGGATTCAGTTCTGCAGGTACTAAAGGATGGAGCGACCTTGAAGTTTACGGAACAATAGTCATCGGAGCCATCTGTTTGATCCTCTTCATTTGGCGACAAAGTAAGCTTGAAAAACCAATGCTTAATTTCGGAGTCTACAGGTTCCCGATGTTTGCTTTATCGTCGGCTATTTCGATTGTCATATCAATGGCCATGTTCTCTGCTATGCTTCTCATGCCAATTTACCTGCAAACCCTTCGCGGCATTTCACCGCTCAAATCAGGTTTGCTGATGCTTCCTGGCTCTCTATTAATGGGAATCATGAGTCCAATCATGGGTAAATTATTCGATAAGTTTGGCGGCAGAGTGCTCGCTGTAATTGGTTTAGCGATTACGACCTTAACTTCCTTTATGTTTAGCCGCTTAACACTCGATACTTCCTATACAGAATTAATTCTCATTTACTCGGCTCGTATGTTCGGGATGTCCATGGTTATGATGCCGGTCATGACTAACGGGATGAACCAGCTTCCAGCGCGTTTCTATCCGCATGGTACAGCAATGAACAATACGTTACAGCAAGTATCAGGTGCTATCGGTTCTGCAATTCTCGTTTCCATTATGTCTAGCCGAACAAAGGCACATGCGACTGACCTTATGAGTTCAGCCATGAAACATTTAACAAGCCAGCCCACCGCACCTCAAATCGCTGCGATGAAGCAACAAATTACAATGAAAGCAACACTTGAAGGCATTAACGACTCCTTCCTCGTATCGGTTGGGATCGCTTGTGTTGCACTTATTCTCGCCTTCTTTATCAAACGAGTCAAACCAGCTGCTGACCCGATGGCCGCTCCAACAAAGGACCCAATCCCACCATTGGAAAAAATATCAGAAGGCAATTAA
- a CDS encoding TetR/AcrR family transcriptional regulator has protein sequence MSDRKQHVITTAHQLFIENGFQATSIQDILDHSNISKGTFYNYFASKNELLMAIFSYLSEKLSEERDGFLIGQDSSDINLFIKQIELEFEYNGKNKLFNLLEEAFFTNDPALKEFFKASHMRHFNWIYKRFIDLFGKSKEAYLLDCTILFTGMLHQTVHFNILSSGRDGDQRPVIRYIVNRIKKVVEEVAESKEQLFKPEDLFKLLPDYQKFEEMFKEKLTKLIFVMKKGLDEQEGRQKYVELLEFIEEELTHATSPRRYLIKSAMDSLADYKGNEWDNQCQKLVELVEGYFLEKH, from the coding sequence ATGAGCGACCGAAAACAGCATGTTATTACAACAGCCCATCAATTATTTATTGAAAATGGCTTTCAAGCAACCTCGATTCAGGATATTTTAGACCATAGCAATATTTCAAAGGGAACGTTTTACAATTATTTTGCTTCTAAGAACGAACTGTTGATGGCTATTTTTTCATATTTGAGTGAAAAACTTAGTGAAGAGCGGGATGGTTTCTTGATTGGACAGGATTCATCCGACATAAACCTATTTATAAAACAAATTGAACTGGAATTTGAGTACAATGGAAAAAACAAGCTCTTTAATCTTTTAGAAGAAGCCTTCTTTACCAATGATCCTGCGCTTAAAGAATTCTTTAAAGCTTCACATATGCGGCATTTTAATTGGATTTATAAGCGATTCATTGACCTTTTCGGTAAGAGTAAGGAGGCCTATTTATTAGATTGCACCATTCTTTTTACAGGCATGCTTCATCAGACTGTTCATTTTAATATTTTGTCATCGGGGAGAGATGGCGATCAAAGACCCGTTATTCGATACATTGTTAATCGGATAAAGAAAGTGGTTGAGGAAGTGGCAGAAAGCAAGGAACAATTATTTAAGCCTGAGGATCTCTTTAAACTTCTTCCGGATTATCAGAAATTTGAGGAAATGTTTAAGGAGAAGCTTACAAAGCTAATTTTTGTAATGAAGAAGGGTTTGGATGAGCAAGAGGGACGTCAAAAGTACGTTGAACTGTTGGAATTCATAGAAGAAGAACTGACGCACGCCACTTCACCACGGAGATATTTGATTAAGAGTGCGATGGATTCTTTGGCTGATTATAAGGGAAACGAATGGGACAACCAATGTCAAAAACTTGTGGAATTGGTTGAGGGGTATTTTTTAGAGAAACATTAG
- a CDS encoding MMPL family transporter, which yields MTKIIKGRWAIFAIWLVATILLTVFQPDINAILQQKGYQQLSSNSPSVKADNLLKKIDDKKGSDDLIVFYDPHKLTSKERTQIKDALQSIKKSSSSLGISDIIDPFNTPEAKSSLVSKDGTTLFVSYKLDKGDRQIDDIQASLDKKLKSVKAQHYLSGEDFINNDYLKASQAGVEKSAALTVIFILVVLIIAFRSIVTPLVSLLAVAFSYLCSMGIAAQLIAHAGFPITNLTQMLLVLILFGIGTDYNILLFNRFKEELAHGESVDGAIINTYKTAGKTIAYSILTVFIAFLALSFAESPIYRSGVVVVIGATILLLEIVTLTPFIMKLFGKKLFWPSKKTGGHKENWFWGHTSSFATKHPILSVIIIVLLIVPTIYFHQEKLNFDTIKELGNSYPSSKGFNIVADHFGKGQAMPASVVIESDKPLNNNQSLAVIDSLTERLKKVDGVKQVSSVTQPQGKKISDFYIDSQMGSVTDGLSQTKNAVSQIHDGLKQAQDKLGSADFSKVNQMVDGTAQLQDGLTSLTNGLSQIQSGISGGSSDSQSISSGIASIEKNLEKMSSGVNVLASNYNKMQAGYAQMGTNYQQAAQALLGVKSALAQMQGLVAALGQSYADSGQDQNYQALKQTIDQLNSSLTNITPEGIQQLNDNYNQVTDGFKTANQNLTKMGTGLSQMADGLKQLESGLNKASSSIGTIVTNMKSVNQGLGKMKDGQAQLASGLNGLSTFGKKLSSVNNGLQQISSGLGKTNDYLDQLNTNKTFFIPKEALTNKDFKQSMDAYMSDNRKITKLTIILKADPYSKDALKTVDQINQTVSNGLKGTTLSNAKFGVSGPSASTNDLNKMLTRDLNKTTIIVIIGVLLVLFFVIRSFWLPVFITASLIGAYYAAMYILNFIFLNMMGLEGISSFVPFFSFIIIVALGVDYSIFLMMRFKEYPHLAQKEAIVQASRKIGGVIMSAVIILGGTFATLIPSGILLLFELAVAVITGLIVLCFILLPIFLPAMIALPEALANLTSKKDED from the coding sequence GTGACTAAAATAATCAAGGGCCGCTGGGCTATTTTTGCCATCTGGCTTGTTGCGACCATTTTGCTTACGGTTTTTCAGCCGGACATCAATGCTATTTTGCAGCAAAAGGGTTACCAGCAGCTTAGCAGCAACAGCCCTTCTGTCAAAGCAGATAATCTATTAAAAAAGATCGATGACAAAAAAGGCTCAGATGATCTCATCGTCTTTTACGACCCGCACAAACTGACATCTAAAGAAAGGACCCAGATAAAGGACGCGCTTCAATCGATCAAGAAAAGCAGCTCGTCTCTCGGAATTTCAGATATCATTGATCCTTTTAACACACCGGAAGCGAAAAGCTCTCTTGTATCTAAGGATGGTACGACCCTTTTTGTCAGCTACAAGCTGGATAAAGGAGACAGACAAATCGATGACATTCAAGCATCCTTAGATAAAAAGCTTAAATCAGTGAAAGCACAGCACTATCTTTCAGGTGAAGATTTTATTAACAACGACTATCTGAAGGCTTCACAAGCTGGGGTCGAAAAAAGTGCGGCCTTAACGGTTATATTTATTCTTGTCGTCCTCATTATAGCCTTCCGTTCGATCGTCACACCACTCGTTTCTTTATTAGCTGTTGCCTTTTCCTATTTATGCTCAATGGGAATTGCCGCTCAGTTAATTGCCCATGCTGGATTTCCGATCACGAATTTGACCCAAATGCTCCTCGTTCTCATTCTCTTTGGTATTGGGACAGACTATAATATTCTTCTCTTCAACCGATTTAAGGAAGAACTAGCACATGGAGAATCGGTAGACGGGGCTATTATTAATACCTATAAAACTGCTGGTAAAACAATCGCCTACAGCATTTTGACGGTATTCATTGCCTTTTTGGCCCTGTCATTCGCTGAATCTCCTATCTATAGATCGGGTGTTGTCGTAGTCATCGGTGCTACGATCCTATTGCTTGAAATTGTAACATTAACACCTTTTATAATGAAGCTTTTCGGTAAAAAGCTGTTCTGGCCTTCCAAAAAAACAGGCGGGCACAAAGAAAATTGGTTCTGGGGGCACACGTCTTCTTTTGCCACCAAGCATCCTATTTTGTCAGTCATCATTATTGTGTTGTTAATTGTTCCAACTATTTATTTCCATCAGGAGAAGCTTAACTTCGATACCATTAAGGAGCTTGGGAACTCGTACCCCTCTTCCAAAGGATTTAATATTGTCGCAGATCATTTTGGGAAAGGTCAGGCCATGCCAGCGTCTGTCGTCATCGAAAGCGACAAACCGCTTAACAACAATCAATCACTTGCGGTTATTGATAGCCTGACTGAACGCCTTAAGAAAGTTGATGGAGTCAAACAAGTTTCTTCGGTTACACAACCTCAAGGCAAGAAAATATCGGATTTTTATATTGACAGCCAAATGGGTTCTGTTACAGACGGTTTGTCTCAAACTAAAAATGCTGTTTCTCAGATCCATGATGGTCTGAAGCAAGCTCAAGACAAGTTGGGCTCTGCTGATTTTTCCAAAGTTAATCAAATGGTTGATGGAACGGCCCAGCTTCAAGATGGCTTAACGTCTTTAACCAATGGATTGTCACAGATTCAATCCGGGATTAGCGGGGGTTCTAGCGACTCGCAATCGATCAGCAGCGGAATTGCCTCCATTGAAAAGAATCTCGAGAAAATGAGCAGCGGCGTCAACGTCTTAGCTTCAAATTATAATAAGATGCAAGCGGGTTATGCTCAAATGGGTACCAATTACCAACAGGCCGCCCAAGCCCTTCTTGGCGTCAAAAGCGCTTTGGCACAAATGCAAGGATTAGTTGCCGCTTTAGGCCAAAGCTATGCTGATTCAGGACAGGATCAGAATTATCAAGCACTTAAGCAGACGATTGACCAATTAAATTCATCGCTCACCAACATTACGCCTGAAGGCATCCAACAGTTAAACGATAACTACAACCAAGTAACGGATGGTTTTAAAACGGCTAATCAGAACTTGACGAAAATGGGGACTGGTTTATCGCAGATGGCAGATGGTCTAAAACAGCTTGAGTCCGGTCTTAACAAAGCCTCTTCTAGCATCGGCACCATTGTCACTAACATGAAGAGTGTCAATCAGGGGCTTGGTAAAATGAAAGACGGTCAAGCCCAGCTCGCCTCAGGGCTCAATGGCTTAAGCACTTTTGGTAAAAAGCTTTCAAGCGTTAATAATGGCTTACAGCAAATTTCATCCGGTCTCGGTAAAACCAATGATTACTTGGATCAGTTGAACACCAATAAAACTTTCTTTATCCCTAAGGAAGCTTTGACGAACAAAGATTTTAAACAATCTATGGATGCTTATATGTCCGACAATCGCAAAATTACGAAGCTAACGATCATTTTAAAAGCCGATCCTTATTCAAAAGATGCGTTAAAAACGGTTGATCAAATCAATCAAACTGTCTCGAATGGATTAAAGGGAACGACGCTCTCAAATGCTAAATTTGGCGTTTCCGGTCCAAGCGCTTCCACAAACGATTTGAATAAAATGCTGACACGCGATCTCAATAAAACCACTATTATTGTTATTATCGGTGTCTTACTCGTTCTATTCTTTGTCATTCGCTCGTTCTGGCTGCCTGTATTTATCACCGCTTCCCTTATTGGTGCTTACTACGCAGCTATGTATATTCTCAACTTCATTTTCTTAAATATGATGGGGCTTGAAGGAATTTCTTCATTCGTGCCTTTCTTCTCCTTCATTATTATTGTGGCACTTGGCGTTGACTACAGCATCTTCTTAATGATGCGCTTTAAAGAATACCCGCATCTCGCACAAAAAGAAGCGATTGTCCAAGCCTCTCGAAAAATCGGCGGCGTTATTATGTCAGCTGTGATTATACTCGGCGGAACATTCGCCACCTTAATTCCATCCGGCATCCTGCTCCTATTCGAGCTCGCCGTTGCCGTCATCACAGGGTTAATCGTGCTCTGCTTCATCCTGCTGCCAATCTTCTTGCCAGCCATGATTGCCCTCCCAGAAGCACTAGCAAATCTGACATCCAAAAAAGACGAAGATTGA
- a CDS encoding TetR family transcriptional regulator, with amino-acid sequence MPKTTFFNLSKEKQVVLLNAAKEEFSRAPLHEASIANIVKEAGVPRGSFYQYFEDKEDVFFYLLDEEAKRYIEHFYSIIKMNNGELFDSFKDWFKWILIELEEPAHHQFFRNAVLNVSNKLEHILTENILEKKIQSTVVDLSELVNFELLSFQREGEFYHSLKILVAVMLQNLVDVYSNETPTHEAVQTFSLQLELLKRGFYK; translated from the coding sequence ATGCCCAAAACAACCTTTTTTAATCTATCAAAAGAAAAACAAGTGGTCTTACTTAATGCAGCCAAGGAGGAATTTTCCAGGGCCCCTTTACACGAAGCGTCAATCGCTAATATTGTCAAAGAGGCTGGCGTTCCGCGCGGCAGTTTCTATCAATACTTTGAAGATAAAGAAGATGTGTTCTTTTATTTGTTGGATGAAGAGGCCAAACGTTATATTGAACACTTTTATTCCATCATAAAAATGAACAATGGCGAGTTGTTTGATTCCTTTAAGGATTGGTTTAAATGGATTTTGATCGAGCTGGAGGAGCCGGCTCATCATCAATTTTTTAGAAATGCAGTCCTAAATGTGAGCAATAAGCTTGAGCATATTTTAACGGAGAATATTTTGGAGAAAAAAATCCAAAGCACCGTGGTGGATTTAAGTGAACTCGTTAATTTTGAGCTCCTGTCATTTCAGCGGGAAGGGGAATTTTATCATAGTTTAAAAATTCTCGTCGCTGTGATGCTGCAAAATCTTGTCGATGTTTATTCAAATGAGACCCCGACGCATGAAGCAGTCCAAACCTTTTCCTTGCAATTAGAATTGCTAAAAAGAGGGTTTTATAAGTGA
- a CDS encoding DUF5392 family protein, translated as MATRPEIPRIVKNELEKLGQVIGPLLKRISGYRFWSIPFLSISIFNLFTLLVLIPQDQTRTALIIYAILGAIGLAMLRESNVLIKEVRKKSLTYILERISASSDTTVDQKQRYLLKIRKSPPQAFEVFIDFLEEEIKLMDLEDQS; from the coding sequence TTGGCAACGAGACCTGAAATCCCAAGAATTGTTAAGAATGAATTAGAAAAGCTCGGGCAAGTGATCGGGCCTTTATTGAAACGAATTTCGGGTTATCGGTTTTGGTCCATTCCCTTTCTCTCCATTTCAATTTTTAATTTGTTTACGTTACTCGTTTTGATACCACAAGATCAAACGAGGACTGCTCTCATCATTTATGCGATTTTAGGGGCCATTGGATTGGCAATGTTAAGAGAGTCAAATGTTCTTATAAAAGAAGTTCGGAAAAAGAGCTTAACATACATTTTAGAGAGAATTTCAGCCAGTTCAGACACCACAGTTGATCAAAAGCAACGTTATTTACTAAAAATTCGGAAGTCCCCCCCGCAAGCATTTGAAGTGTTTATCGATTTTTTAGAGGAAGAAATAAAGCTTATGGATCTTGAGGATCAATCATGA
- a CDS encoding MFS transporter, whose amino-acid sequence MKRLKTWTSQYHPIVWTVVWGTIFSRVSLFMTMPFLALYLSRTTHTSPLWIGLTIGIGPLTSTFVSFIGGNLSDRFGRQKIVLFSVIAWVIVYIGFSFATALWMFTLLNALNGMCRSFFEPASQALLADVTPKDKRPKVFGLRYWAINIGATLGPLLGAYLGLASSALAFWLTAAVYAAYGFILVSVMHRYQRDLVEKSGTKPSSPVTFRQALRVIQADVALRYFIIAGIIENVGYSQIESNLPQYLKDTQQHGVTIYSVLLATNAVFVVLFQMPISHLASKRTPLQIMTIGSLIFAVGYLGIALSISVIPLVFSMIVLTIGEILVFPTNSILLDQLAPEGMRGSYFGAGGLRNLGHSIGPAAGGWILTTWGGNNLFYIIAVLVALSSILLFRGSQAQKRLTKEAESKDNLVKL is encoded by the coding sequence ATGAAACGATTGAAAACCTGGACAAGTCAGTATCATCCGATTGTCTGGACGGTTGTTTGGGGAACTATATTCTCGAGGGTTTCGTTATTCATGACGATGCCGTTTCTCGCACTTTATTTATCAAGAACAACCCATACCAGTCCGCTTTGGATTGGGTTAACGATTGGAATTGGGCCATTGACCAGCACGTTTGTCAGTTTTATTGGCGGTAATTTATCAGACCGCTTTGGGCGACAGAAAATTGTCCTATTCTCTGTTATTGCCTGGGTTATCGTTTACATAGGCTTTTCCTTTGCCACTGCGCTTTGGATGTTTACTTTACTCAACGCTTTGAACGGGATGTGCCGTTCCTTTTTCGAACCAGCTTCACAGGCTTTGCTTGCAGATGTGACGCCAAAAGACAAGCGGCCAAAAGTGTTTGGTCTCCGTTATTGGGCTATTAACATCGGAGCCACCCTTGGGCCACTTCTCGGTGCGTACTTAGGACTGGCCTCAAGTGCGCTCGCCTTTTGGTTGACGGCTGCTGTATACGCCGCTTATGGATTTATTTTAGTATCTGTTATGCATCGCTACCAAAGGGACCTCGTTGAAAAATCTGGAACCAAGCCTTCAAGTCCAGTTACATTTCGTCAAGCGCTTCGTGTCATTCAAGCAGATGTCGCACTCCGCTATTTTATAATAGCAGGGATCATAGAAAATGTGGGTTACTCTCAGATTGAATCGAACCTTCCCCAATACTTAAAAGACACCCAACAGCACGGTGTGACCATTTATTCCGTATTATTAGCTACGAATGCCGTGTTTGTGGTGCTATTCCAAATGCCGATTAGCCATTTGGCTTCAAAACGAACGCCGTTACAAATTATGACCATCGGCAGTCTCATTTTTGCAGTTGGCTATTTGGGAATCGCCCTATCAATCTCTGTGATTCCACTCGTCTTTTCGATGATTGTGCTCACAATTGGTGAAATTTTGGTCTTCCCTACTAATAGTATTCTATTAGATCAATTAGCCCCTGAAGGCATGCGCGGCAGCTACTTTGGTGCCGGCGGACTTCGAAATCTTGGTCATTCCATCGGTCCAGCTGCTGGCGGTTGGATCCTTACTACTTGGGGAGGCAACAACCTCTTTTACATCATTGCGGTCCTGGTAGCTTTAAGCAGTATTCTCCTATTTAGAGGCTCCCAAGCACAAAAGCGTTTAACTAAAGAAGCTGAGAGTAAAGACAACCTAGTAAAATTATAA
- a CDS encoding DUF1259 domain-containing protein, which yields MSNHSIYDLGIRFAQILNGKPSIQLHGCSVTLKRNWQVKVQGRLSESVTPVGVSFEALDEKGNSLNLAEVTVIQHEIPHFIRSVVEQGLIVSALHNHWIFTEPNLMYVHIQSVEPPLDFAQKMANAFETLSSPPVKGS from the coding sequence ATGAGCAATCATTCGATCTATGATCTTGGTATAAGGTTTGCACAAATTCTTAATGGTAAGCCATCCATTCAACTTCATGGCTGTTCAGTGACTTTAAAACGGAACTGGCAAGTGAAAGTACAAGGTAGGCTGAGTGAATCTGTAACTCCGGTGGGTGTTTCTTTTGAAGCTTTAGATGAGAAAGGTAACTCTCTTAACCTAGCGGAGGTGACGGTAATACAACATGAGATTCCCCATTTTATAAGATCGGTGGTGGAGCAGGGACTGATTGTCAGTGCGCTCCATAATCATTGGATCTTTACGGAACCGAATCTCATGTATGTTCATATTCAATCTGTAGAACCACCTCTTGACTTTGCACAGAAAATGGCAAATGCCTTTGAAACATTGAGCAGTCCGCCTGTTAAGGGAAGCTAA
- a CDS encoding GNAT family N-acetyltransferase — MLRDATESDVPEILEIYNDAIIHTTAVYTYEPETLENRLDWFRDRRENSYPVVVLEDGGKIRGFATYGAFRPKPAYKYSIEHSVYVHKEYRGKGAGKLLMREVIKRAEASGYATLIAAIDATNQESIALHQKLGFYHSGTIRRAGFKFGKWLDLAYYQLDLVGPVEPIEGK; from the coding sequence ATGCTGAGAGATGCCACGGAATCGGATGTACCTGAAATTCTTGAAATCTATAATGATGCCATCATTCATACAACTGCTGTATATACTTATGAACCTGAGACGCTGGAAAATCGATTAGATTGGTTTAGAGATCGACGTGAAAATAGCTATCCAGTCGTGGTACTGGAGGATGGTGGGAAGATTAGAGGATTTGCCACCTATGGAGCATTTCGTCCAAAGCCAGCTTATAAATACTCGATCGAACATTCTGTCTACGTTCATAAAGAGTATCGTGGGAAAGGAGCAGGCAAATTACTGATGCGTGAGGTTATAAAACGCGCTGAGGCTAGTGGATATGCCACATTGATTGCTGCGATTGATGCCACTAATCAAGAAAGCATCGCCTTACATCAAAAACTGGGCTTCTATCATTCAGGAACAATAAGAAGGGCAGGCTTCAAATTCGGAAAATGGCTTGATTTAGCCTATTATCAACTGGATTTGGTTGGTCCAGTTGAACCAATAGAAGGAAAGTAG
- a CDS encoding ornithine carbamoyltransferase, with amino-acid sequence MHLLTIRDLSDQQIQDIFGLAARLKKQDPGKILSGKYFVLFFPESSIRTRLTFERAIKDLGGETILFPPDSLDRREKLEDVIQYISNWADGVVVRHSDLSKVEELSWYAPVPVINAMTSDHHPCEILSDLFSISERREDYRELVYTFVGPAGNISRSWMQAAEVLDLDFHQVCLPGYELGKDTRNYTFHTHLDAVLSVSDVVITDALPKELKTNDYIKKYQLTTERMKLAHLRAMLNPCPPFFREEEVSTDAIASEFFVGYEFKKNLLYVQQAILLYGLGIS; translated from the coding sequence TTGCATCTATTAACTATAAGAGATTTGTCTGACCAGCAAATTCAAGATATTTTTGGTTTGGCTGCCCGGCTGAAAAAACAAGATCCGGGAAAGATCTTAAGCGGGAAGTACTTTGTTCTATTCTTTCCTGAATCCAGCATTAGAACGCGGTTAACCTTCGAAAGAGCGATTAAAGATTTGGGCGGGGAGACGATCCTTTTTCCTCCTGATAGTTTAGATAGACGAGAAAAATTAGAGGATGTGATTCAATATATCTCTAATTGGGCAGACGGGGTTGTGGTCAGGCATTCGGATTTATCTAAGGTGGAGGAATTATCGTGGTATGCGCCCGTACCGGTTATAAATGCGATGACTTCTGACCATCATCCATGTGAGATTTTATCAGACTTGTTTTCTATAAGTGAACGGCGAGAAGATTATAGAGAACTGGTCTATACATTTGTAGGTCCTGCCGGCAATATTTCAAGATCATGGATGCAAGCGGCTGAAGTATTGGATCTCGATTTTCATCAAGTTTGCTTGCCGGGTTATGAGTTAGGAAAAGATACTCGGAACTACACCTTCCATACCCATCTCGATGCGGTTTTGTCAGTAAGTGACGTTGTCATAACCGATGCCTTACCTAAAGAACTAAAAACAAATGACTACATAAAAAAATACCAACTAACAACAGAACGAATGAAATTGGCCCACCTTCGCGCCATGTTAAACCCATGTCCACCTTTTTTTCGAGAAGAAGAAGTCAGCACGGACGCTATCGCCTCAGAATTTTTCGTCGGCTATGAATTCAAAAAAAACTTATTATACGTGCAGCAAGCCATTTTATTGTATGGCCTAGGAATTTCATAA